A region from the Halosolutus gelatinilyticus genome encodes:
- a CDS encoding proteasome subunit alpha, with product MEHATHDPTAPGWRDAAVGERAVDRSSSAHRSIDRSGTTDDGIVETGTTTLGAVGHGGVVLAADTRASIGGGRFVTNRAVQKVEAVDERTAVAFAGGVSDAQSFVRHLRADLRVYELRHDRSASVETAATVAGDLLRRGPYRILDLVLAGVDDEPAVYQIGPGGGVMRSEYAASGSGRQLAYGALESFYEADLPLSDLRSIAATAVRGATERDTASGDGMTIATITSDEFELAQYDGVERAIAATEEGGPADAAGDGTEEVA from the coding sequence CGGGCTGGAGGGACGCCGCTGTCGGCGAGCGGGCGGTCGACCGCTCCTCGTCGGCGCACCGATCGATCGACCGGAGCGGAACGACCGACGACGGCATCGTCGAGACCGGGACGACGACGCTCGGCGCCGTCGGCCACGGGGGCGTCGTGCTGGCGGCCGACACGCGGGCGAGCATCGGCGGCGGTCGGTTCGTGACGAACCGCGCGGTCCAGAAGGTCGAGGCCGTCGACGAGCGAACGGCCGTCGCCTTCGCGGGCGGCGTCAGCGACGCTCAGTCGTTCGTGCGCCACCTTCGCGCCGACCTCCGGGTCTACGAACTGCGCCACGACCGCTCCGCGTCGGTCGAGACGGCGGCGACGGTGGCCGGAGACCTGCTCCGGCGCGGTCCGTACCGGATCCTCGACCTCGTGCTCGCCGGCGTCGACGACGAGCCGGCCGTCTACCAGATCGGCCCCGGCGGCGGCGTCATGCGAAGCGAGTACGCGGCTAGCGGCAGCGGCAGACAGCTCGCCTACGGCGCGCTCGAGAGCTTCTACGAGGCCGACCTCCCGCTGTCGGACCTGCGATCGATCGCCGCGACCGCCGTCCGAGGTGCGACCGAACGCGACACCGCGAGCGGCGACGGGATGACGATCGCGACGATCACTTCCGACGAGTTCGAACTGGCGCAGTACGACGGCGTAGAGCGCGCGATCGCGGCGACCGAGGAGGGCGGACCCGCCGACGCGGCGGGCGACGGAACCGAGGAGGTGGCCTGA
- a CDS encoding archaeal proteasome endopeptidase complex subunit alpha, with product MESSAHQQAYDRGSTIFSPDGRLYQVEYAREAVERGSPSVGVVTDDGAVLAARKRLRSPLLESTTVEKIHRIDDHLAIASAGHAADARQLVDVARRVGQQHRVRYGEPIDTRALATHVADHVQEHTQSGGSRPYGSALLVAGIDRGGSDGAGGRPRLFEVDPSGTPYGWRATAIGHDAAAVRGFFEDELADGSRRDLQQGTAVALEALDLTTDDDLAPAALDAWTLDATSATVAPLSDDDLEGALEELDDEDR from the coding sequence ATGGAGTCGAGCGCCCACCAGCAGGCCTACGATCGCGGCAGCACGATCTTCTCTCCCGACGGGCGGCTCTACCAGGTCGAGTACGCCCGGGAGGCAGTCGAACGGGGGTCGCCGAGCGTCGGCGTCGTCACCGACGACGGCGCCGTTCTCGCCGCCAGAAAGCGGCTGCGATCGCCGCTGCTCGAGTCGACGACCGTCGAGAAGATCCACCGCATCGACGATCACCTGGCGATCGCGTCCGCCGGCCACGCCGCCGACGCGCGGCAACTCGTCGACGTCGCCCGCCGGGTCGGCCAGCAGCACCGCGTCCGCTACGGCGAACCGATCGATACGCGAGCGCTCGCGACCCACGTCGCCGATCACGTCCAGGAACACACCCAGAGCGGCGGCTCGCGGCCGTACGGCTCAGCCCTGCTCGTCGCCGGGATCGATCGTGGAGGTTCGGACGGGGCCGGCGGTCGGCCGCGGCTCTTCGAGGTCGACCCGAGCGGGACCCCGTACGGTTGGCGGGCGACGGCGATCGGCCACGACGCGGCCGCAGTCAGGGGATTCTTCGAGGATGAACTGGCCGACGGTAGCCGGAGAGACCTCCAGCAGGGAACCGCGGTCGCGCTCGAGGCGCTCGATCTGACGACTGACGACGACCTCGCACCGGCGGCCCTCGACGCGTGGACGCTCGACGCGACGTCCGCAACCGTCGCGCCGCTCTCGGACGACGACCTCGAAGGCGCGCTCGAAGAACTCGACGACGAGGATCGATAG
- a CDS encoding Lar family restriction alleviation protein — protein MPSEDADEVAAGSPKPDRSESDAAVEPASAAEPTESTAGRAELVSEPSDAFQALGNEIRMGILETMLDRTDGENRSRTPFSELFEDSDVDTSAGFAYHLEQLVGPYLRKYDDGYELTYAGERIARAIATGTYTRRVDLPPVPLDDPCPFCDGAALEARSTDNVVTVACDDCDRALLRLGFPPAGLEAHGRDFPAAFDRHHRHRLALFRDGVCPDCSGAVTAGLVTPSADVADALPEELATHVQAEFECGSCGTAVRCPVSLALLEHPAIVSFYHERGEAVRDRPIWNVGHEWAERVLSEEPLAVRVVVELDSDVLALYVDERLTVVDVQRAAEETTD, from the coding sequence ATGCCGTCCGAGGACGCGGACGAGGTAGCGGCCGGATCACCGAAGCCGGACCGAAGCGAGTCGGACGCCGCCGTCGAACCGGCGAGCGCGGCGGAGCCGACGGAGTCGACCGCCGGGCGAGCCGAACTCGTCTCGGAGCCCAGCGACGCGTTCCAGGCGCTCGGGAACGAGATCCGGATGGGGATCCTGGAGACGATGCTCGATCGGACCGACGGCGAGAACCGGTCCCGGACTCCGTTCTCCGAACTGTTCGAGGACTCGGACGTCGACACGTCCGCCGGCTTCGCCTACCACCTCGAGCAACTCGTCGGACCCTACCTGCGAAAGTACGACGACGGTTACGAACTCACGTACGCCGGCGAGCGGATCGCCCGGGCGATCGCTACCGGCACGTACACTCGCAGGGTCGATCTCCCTCCGGTCCCTCTCGACGATCCCTGCCCGTTCTGCGACGGGGCGGCCCTCGAAGCCCGATCGACCGATAACGTCGTGACGGTCGCCTGCGACGACTGCGACCGAGCGCTGTTGCGCCTCGGGTTCCCGCCGGCCGGGCTGGAGGCCCACGGTCGGGACTTCCCCGCCGCCTTCGACCGCCATCACCGCCACCGACTCGCCCTGTTTCGGGACGGAGTTTGTCCGGACTGCAGCGGCGCGGTTACCGCCGGGCTCGTCACGCCGTCGGCGGACGTCGCCGACGCGCTCCCCGAAGAGCTCGCGACCCACGTCCAGGCCGAGTTCGAGTGCGGGTCCTGCGGAACGGCCGTCCGCTGTCCCGTCTCGCTCGCGCTGCTCGAGCACCCGGCGATCGTCTCGTTCTACCACGAGCGCGGGGAGGCCGTCCGCGATCGGCCGATCTGGAACGTCGGGCACGAGTGGGCCGAGCGGGTGCTCTCCGAGGAGCCGCTCGCCGTTCGCGTCGTCGTCGAACTCGACTCGGACGTGCTCGCGCTCTACGTGGACGAGCGACTGACTGTGGTCGACGTCCAGCGGGCGGCCGAGGAGACGACCGACTGA
- a CDS encoding DUF7503 family protein produces MSEDNSSLLAHITENPRLIGILFAILLALSQAGSAAAAAGGTTY; encoded by the coding sequence ATGTCCGAAGATAACAGCAGCTTACTGGCGCACATCACCGAAAACCCGCGGCTGATCGGCATCCTGTTCGCGATCCTGCTTGCGCTCTCGCAGGCTGGATCGGCAGCGGCCGCCGCCGGCGGAACCACCTACTGA